The Triticum aestivum cultivar Chinese Spring chromosome 7B, IWGSC CS RefSeq v2.1, whole genome shotgun sequence genome window below encodes:
- the LOC123158952 gene encoding receptor kinase-like protein Xa21, whose protein sequence is MFYLLFALLLFTHIAGKGDCMVLGWNDNTDLHSLLEFKQAISKDPTRALSSWNRSTNFCRWNGVTCSADRPKRHVVKLELAAQSLVGHISPSLGNLTYLVTINFSTNSFSGNLPPLFHRLQNLQILDLSNNLLHGVIPQGLANCSDLRKLDLYGNSLQGKIPQEIGLLSHLSILELSVNKLTGTIPAKLSNITSLEILHVTGNQLEGRIPHEFGRLSKMRQLLLGGNRLSGEIPVALFNLTLLRELDLDSNELGGTLPSDMGDTLPNLETLELGGNMIEGHVPASLGNASRLSTINMPVNNFTGHVPSSFGKLQKLYSLNLERNQLKANDDQSWEFLAALSNCSLLDMLSLYGNQLEGVLPDTVGNLSAGIQSLLLGTNNLSGMVPLSIGNLKNLTKFSLAYNGFTGTVEGWITNMKKLQGLNLHGNNFNGSIPFSIGNLTQLSVLYMDNNKFDGVIPSSLGNLRQLSDLDLSYNNLQGNIPKEIFASGSMTNCILSYNNLEGVLPPEVGSLQQLTELQLSSNKLTGAIPKTLAQCKQLETIKMDQNFFTEDIPISLGDLQSLTTLNLSHNKLSGAIPTALGDLKILTQLDLSYNHLEGEIPTKGVFKNTTAISLNGNKELCGGVTDLQMPLCPIVSHKKGVPYYMVRVLVPVVGLALLVLLIYFAVFRNLSGRPHSSLPSFHSQFPKVSYKDLLQATSNFSESNLVGRGSCSFVYRGQLLPVNAEVAVKVFELEMQGADISFMSECEALRSTRHRNILPILSVCSTIDYKGNPFKAIVYEFMPNGDLETWLHPASDLEDPHYLGIIQRVNVAINIADALDYLHHDCERHIIHCDLKPSNILLDADMVAHLGDFSISRVCVQTSSQSSAGNYSSPVNSASVNGTIGYIAPEYAGGSHVSTSGDVYSYGVLLLEMLTGKSPTDPMFNNGLNIIYYVENNLPDNIFRVVDAYLQEESEALAPAYTEEQNAVYQCFLSLLKVAVSCALQDPSERISMREVSKKLNGVKMALPFE, encoded by the exons ATGTTCTATCTGTTGTTTGCTTTGCTTCTGTTCACTCATATAGCTGGCAAGGGTGATTGTATGGTACTTGGATGGAATGACAACACCGATCTGCACTCGTTGCTTGAATTCAAGCAGGCAATAAGCAAAGATCCaacaagggccttgagctcctgGAACAGAAGCACCAACTTCTGCAGATGGAACGGTGTTACCTGCAGTGCAGATAGACCAAAAAGGCATGTCGTGAAGCTCGAACTTGCAGCACAGAGTTTGGTGGGACATATCTCACCTTCTCTTGGAAATCTCACGTACCTTGTTACCATTAACTTCTCCACAAACAGCTTCTCTGGGAACCTACCACCTCTCTTCCACCGTCTGCAAAACCTGCAGATTCTTGACCTGAGCAACAACCTCTTGCATGGGGTGATCCCTCAAGGACTTGCAAATTGCTCTGATCTGAGGAAGCTAGATCTGTACGGGAACTCGCTACAAGGCAAAATCCCCCAAGAGATAGGCCTCCTCTCACACCTATCCATTCTGGAGCTTTCCGTGAATAAGCTAACTGGGACCATCCCAGCAAAACTCAGCAACATCACTTCCTTGGAGATACTCCATGTTACAGGCAATCAGCTTGAAGGAAGAATTCCACATGAGTTTGGGAGACTGTCAAAGATGCGGCAACTGCTCCTGGGGGGAAATAGACTATCAGGTGAGATACCAGTAGCCCTCTTTAACCTGACTCTGTTGAGAGAACTGGACCTGGATTCAAATGAGCTAGGAGGCACGTTACCATCTGACATGGGCGACACCCTCCCTAATCTGGAGACCCTTGAGCTTGGTGGTAACATGATTGAAGGCCATGTCCCTGCTTCACTAGGCAACGCATCAAGACTGTCTACGATAAACATGCCAGTTAACAATTTCACAGGCCACGTTCCAAGTTCTTTTGGTAAACTTCAGAAGCTGTATAGTCTAAACCTTGAAAGAAACCAGCTTAAAGCAAATGATGACCAAAGCTGGGAGTTTCTGGCAGCACTAAGCAATTGCAGCCTTCTAGACATGCTCTCACTGTACGGAAATCAGCTGGAAGGAGTTCTACCAGACACTGTTGGCAATCTGTCTGCTGGTATTCAAAGCCTTCTTTTGGGAACAAACAACCTGTCAGGGATGGTGCCCTTAAGCATAGGGAACCTTAAAAACCTGACTAAATTTTCATTAGCCTACAATGGTTTTACTGGTACAGTTGAAGGATGGATTACAAATATGAAAAAGCTGCAAGGTCTGAATCTTCATGGAAATAACTTCAATGGGTCCATTCCATTCTCCATTGGCAATCTTACCCAATTATCAGTGctatatatggacaataacaaATTTGATGGTGTCATACCATCTAGCCTTGGAAACCTTCGGCAGCTCTCAGATTTGGATCTTAGTTATAATAATCTCCAAGGTAACATACCAAAAGAGATTTTCGCTTCAGGCTCAATGACCAACTGCATACTGTCCTACAACAATTTGGAAGGTGTATTACCTCCAGAGGTTGGCAGCCTTCAGCAACTCACAGAACTTCAGCTTTCGTCCAACAAGCTTACCGGAGCAATTCCAAAGACCTTGGCCCAATGTAAACAATTGGAAACCATCAAAATGGATCAAAATTTCTTCACAGAAGATATTCCGATATCTCTGGGTGATCTGCAGAGCTTGACAACACTTAATCTTTCACACAACAAGTTATCAGGTGCCATCCCAACAGCTCTAGGTGATCTGAAAATCCTTACCCAACTAGATCTCTCTTACAATCATCTTGAAGGAGAAATACCAACAAAAGGAGTATTCAAGAACACTACTGCTATTTCTCTCAATGGAAACAAGGAGCTCTGTGGTGGAGTAACTGACCTGCAAATGCCTTTATGCCCTATCGTTTCTCATAAGAAAGGAGTACCGTACTACATGGTCAGAGTACTGGTTCCTGTAGTTGGTTTGGCATTACTCGTTTTGCTAATCTACTTTGCAGTATTCAGGAACTTGTCAGGCAGACCACATTCATCCCTGCCTTCTTTCCATAGCCAATTCCCAAAAGTATCTTACAAGGATCTTCTTCAAGCCACTAGCAATTTCTCTGAGTCTAACTTGGTTGGAAGAGGAAGCTGCAGTTTCGTGTACCGAGGACAGTTATTGCCAGTCAATGCAGAGGTAGCTGTGAAGGTTTTTGAGCTGGAGATGCAAGGTGCAGATATAAGCTTCATGTCAGAATGTGAAGCGTTGAGAAGTACGCGGCATCGAAATATTCTTCCAATCCTAAGTGTATGCTCGACAATAGATTATAAAGGCAATCCTTTCAAGGCTATAGTTTATGAATTCATGCCGAATGGGGACTTGGAGACATGGTTGCATCCAGCAAGTGATTTGGAAGATCCACATTACCTAGGGATAATACAGAGAGTAAATGTTGCCATTAACATAGCTGATGCATTGGATTATTTACACCATGACTGTGAAAGACACATCATCCATTGTGATCTGAAGCCCAGCAATATCCTTTTAGATGCAGATATGGTTGCCCATTTAGGAGACTTTAGCATTTCAAGGGTTTGTGTCCAAACTAGCTCACAATCATCAGCTGGAAACTATTCAAGTCCGGTTAATTCCGCTAGTGTTAACGGAACTATAGGTTATATTGCTCCAG AGTATGCTGGAGGAAGCCATGTATCAACCTCCGGGGATGTGTACAGTTATGGAGTATTACTTCTAGAGATGCTGACAGGCAAAAGCCCAACTGATCCTATGTTCAATAATGGACTCAACATCATCTACTACGTTGAGAACAATCTGCCAGACAACATATTTCGTGTTGTTGATGCTTATCTCCAAGAGGAAAGTGAGGCCCTTGCTCCAGCATACACGGAAGAACAAAATGCAGTCTACCAATGCTTTCTGTCCCTACTGAAAGTGGCAGTTTCTTGTGCACTCCAGGACCCGTCAGAACGAATCAGCATGAGAGAGGTATCCAAAAAACTAAATGGGGTAAAGATGGCTTTACCATTCGAGTGA